The sequence GAAGAGCTTGTGCCTAATAAACCCGAAAATGTTAAATATTACGCAGATTTAATTACTTATGTGCAAGATCGCCCGGGTCATGATACTCGTTATGCGATCGACTCTTCAAAAATTCAAAAAGAGTTAGGCTGGCAGCCGCAAGAAACTTTTGAGAGTGGGCTCCGTAAAACAGTGGAATGGTATTTAGAGAATCCAAATTTTTGGAAAGTATAAAAGGCAGAAATTATTTCTGCCTTTTCGTTTTATTGAAGTTCTTGCTCTTTGTGTTTAATTAAGTGGTACAACAAAATCAATACAAAGAAATAAAATATTGAACCGGAGTTATGCGCTAAGAAAGATTGGCTTAAGAAAAAGAATGAGTGTGCAGTAATATGTACTATACCTAAAACTGCAATGCATTTAACTGCTCTGTCTTCAGCTTTTAGGTGTCTTGCAAAAATTACAAATGGAATGAGTAAAATTGCCATGAGTGCAGCAAAGCCGATAATACCTCTTTTAACGAAGGATTCTAAATATTGATTATGTAAGCTATTAAAGCTTAAAGTAGATTTAGCCATTTGTTTAGATTCCACTTGTTTCTTTTTGAAAATTTCATAGCCAGAGCTGCCATGCCCTAATAAGGGTTTTTCACTTATTGCGACCAGTGCATTTTTCCACATATCAAAACGTGCTCCTAGGGATGAGTTTTTCTTATCTTTTTCAAAATATTGAGTGATATCACTTTTAGCTGCATTGTATCTTTTTTGAATACCGAATTCAGGCTTATAGATAAATAATGAGAGAGAAAGCCCTAATAAAAGGGCTGAAGTGGCAATAATTTTTTTATTTATCTGTTTAAAGTTAAATAGCAGAATGATCAAGAAGCAAGCAGGGAAGGCAATCCATCCACCTCTTGCACCGGTTAGAATACTAGCAAGTAAGCCTAGTCCTGCAAATAAAATATATAAAATACCAATTTTATTTTTCTTTTGTGAAAACCAGTAAAATGCAATCGCGATACTAAATAAGCCTAGTACAGTAGCAATATCACCTGCTTGAATACTCATAATTGCAGGAAATGGCTTTACTAATTTTAGAACAAATTTCTGATAAATCGCTAACAGCCCTACTACTAATGCCCCAATTGGAACAAAGTGAAAGAGTGTCGTTTTTTTAATGGGGTACAGCCCGAAGAAAAAAATCAATGGGATAAAGAATAAAATTCGACTTGGGTTGTCGATTTCACGGAATCCATCACCATTACAAACAGCCGAAATTACAAAAGTCAGAAAATAGGTAATAAGGGCGCCAATAAGATATTTGTCTTCTTTATCAATTTGCCATTTGTTTTTTAATTTGAAACGATGGAATAAGAAGGTGAGAGTGGCGATAACACTTAATGCCATTGGTACATAACTGTAGCCTTTTTTGAAGGTTAAAACCGTGATAAAAAAAAGCGCGACGAGCATATTAGAGAACGGTAT comes from Mannheimia granulomatis and encodes:
- a CDS encoding O-antigen ligase family protein, translated to MPFNFRKIENKMIPFSNMLVALFFITVLTFKKGYSYVPMALSVIATLTFLFHRFKLKNKWQIDKEDKYLIGALITYFLTFVISAVCNGDGFREIDNPSRILFFIPLIFFFGLYPIKKTTLFHFVPIGALVVGLLAIYQKFVLKLVKPFPAIMSIQAGDIATVLGLFSIAIAFYWFSQKKNKIGILYILFAGLGLLASILTGARGGWIAFPACFLIILLFNFKQINKKIIATSALLLGLSLSLFIYKPEFGIQKRYNAAKSDITQYFEKDKKNSSLGARFDMWKNALVAISEKPLLGHGSSGYEIFKKKQVESKQMAKSTLSFNSLHNQYLESFVKRGIIGFAALMAILLIPFVIFARHLKAEDRAVKCIAVLGIVHITAHSFFFLSQSFLAHNSGSIFYFFVLILLYHLIKHKEQELQ